One window of the Macrobrachium nipponense isolate FS-2020 chromosome 22, ASM1510439v2, whole genome shotgun sequence genome contains the following:
- the LOC135198237 gene encoding ATP-dependent DNA helicase PIF1-like: protein MSRIIAEEIDYDTDSLRRSSVEVHDTLNIEQRHVYDMVVNAVFIGNSEHKIFALSVSSGTGKTYLINAIIDFLRSEKKVVLATALSGIAATLLHNGTLHSRFKIPFNITPESTCQVSDQHASAQLFRMKDLIIIDEVSQGDKLLFECLDRSLRNIRKNQELFGGICVLFVGDWKQILPVVKHGSRAQIVNATLKTSYIWKSVTELKLSLNMRVRNPSDATFASYLRDIGSGNCSYIEPPRNMIEVLPEFVLESSSISDTCKFVFDGLSESYADPSWLCSQAVIASTNEVVNSVNEHMINNFPGESREYFSSDTIEDENYHQYPQDF from the coding sequence ATGTCAAGAATCATAGCTGAAGAAATAGACTATGATACTGACAGTCTGAGAAGATCAAGCGTAGAGGTTCATGATACCTTGAACATTGAACAAAGACATGTATATGATATGGTAGTAAATGCGGTTTTCATTGGAAACTCTGAGCACAAGATTTTCGCCCTGAGTGTAAGCAGTGGAACTGGGAAGACATACTTGATAAATGCCATAATAGATTTTCTTCGCTCGGAGAAGAAAGTCGTACTCGCCACTGCTCTTTCTGGCATTGCAGCTACCTTACTCCACAATGGAACGCTTCACTCTCGCTTCAAGATTCCCTTCAACATCACTCCTGAATCCACTTGCCAGGTGTCTGACCAACATGCAAGTGCACAGCTCTTCAGGATGAAAGACTTGATCATAATTGATGAAGTCAGCCAAGGTGACAAACTGTTATTCGAATGTTTGGATCGATCATTGCGTAACATTAGGAAGAATCAAGAGTTGTTTGGAGGAATCTGCGTTCTGTTTGTAGGTGACTGGAAGCAAATTCTTCCCGTTGTGAAACACGGAAGTCGAGCACAGATAGTCAACGCAACCTTGAAGACATCATACATCTGGAAGTCAGTAACAGAACTGAAACTATCACTCAACATGAGAGTTCGCAATCCATCCGATGCCACCTTTGCGTCTTATCTCAGAGACATAGGATCAGGGAACTGTTCGTACATTGAGCCTCCGAGAAATATGATTGAAGTTCTCCCTGAATTTGTGCTAGAATCCTCTTCTATTTCTGATACTTGCAAGTTTGTCTTTGATGGATTAAGTGAAAGTTATGCGGACCCGTCGTGGCTATGTTCGCAAGCTGTAATAGCTTCAACCAATGAAGTCGTCAATAGTGTCAACGAGCACATGATCAACAACTTCCCCGgtgaaagtcgcgaatatttcagctcggacacaatagaagatgaaaattatcatcaatatccgcaagatttttga